The genomic stretch ACGTTGAAGATGCCGCCTTTGTTGCCCTCGATGAGCTGCCATAACGCGCCGGCAATATCGTCGCAATGGATGCGGTTGAACACCTGGTCGGGCTTGACCAGCCGCCTTGCGGTGCCGTTTTCCAGATTGACCAGCGCATTGCGGCCCGGCCCGTAAATGCCGGAAAGGCGCAGGATCGCCACCGGCCGGCCGATTTCCTCGCCGAGCTTCAGCCACTCCCGCTCGGCCGCAACCCGCATGACGGAGCGTTTCGACACCGGCCGGCACGTCGTCTTTTCGTTGACCCAGGCGCCGCCATAGTCGCCATAGACGCCGACAGTCGAGAGATAGCCGATCCATTCCAGCGCCGGCATTTTGGCGATCGCGGCGCGGGCAGGATTCAATACGGGATCGCCCGCCTCTTCCGGGGCGATTGAAATCACCAGATGCGTCGTTTTGTTCAGCGCTTCGGCGATTTCACCAGTCAGAGCGCCGTCGAACAGCAGCGGTGCGATGCCGGCCTGCTGCAGCGCCGCGAATTTTTCCTCGGAACGAGTCGTGCCAAGAACCGCAGTGGCACCAGTTTTGGCGCGGGCAAAGGCCTTGCCGGAATAGCCGGAGCCGAAGATGAAGACCTGTCTTTCGCTCATGCATGTGTCCTGCTTGGCCGCGCCATACGCCATTCCTCGCGTAGGGGCCCATCAATCTCGGTGTTCAAGCCGGTCTCGGCCCGCTCAGAATATTCGGCGTCCGGCACCAGCCGCGCCAGCGCCCATATTGCCGCGCCGCGCACCAGCGGCGAGGCGTCTCCAAGCAGATCCCGGACACTGCCTGCAAGGGCGGCATCGCCGGAATTGCCGGCGGCGATCAGCACATTGCGGATGAAGCGATCGCGGCCGATGCGCTTTATCGGTGAACCCGAGAAGAGGACACGGAAGGCCGCTTCGTCCAGCTGCAACAGGTCGGCGAGCGCCGGCTCGCGCAGATCGTCGCGCGCAGCGAGCTTTGCCTCCGAAGCCGTCTTGGCGAACTTGTTCCACGGGCAGGCGGCCAGACAATCGTCGCAGCCATAGATGCGGTTGCCGATTTTTTCCCGGAATTCATGCGGGATCGGTCCCTTGTTCTCGATCGTGAGATACGAAATACAGCGCCGCGCGTCGAGCCGGTAGGGCGCCGGGAAGGCATCGGTCGGGCAGGCGTCGAGGCAGGCGCGGCAGGAGCCGCAATGATCGATCTCGGCGCGGTCGGGCGCGAGTTCGGCCGTGGTGAAGATGGTGCCGAGGAACAGCCAGGAACCATGTTCGCGGCTGACCAGATTGGTGTGCTTGCCCTGCCAGCCGAGGCCGGCGGCCTCGGCCAGCGGCTTTTCCATGACCGGTGCGGTGTCGACGAACACCTTCACGTCGCCGCCGGCGCGTGCGACGATCTTGCCGGCGATTTCTTTCAGCCGGCCTTTCATCACCTCGTGATAGTCGCGGTTTTGCGCGTAGACCGAGATGGCGCCCCGGTCGCGCTTGGCCAGCAGGTCGCGCGGATCATGGTCCGGGCCGTAATTCATCGCCAGCACGATGATCGAGCGCACTTCAGGCCAAAGCGCCGTCGGTTCACCCCGGCGCGCGATCGTCTCGGCGATCCAGTCCATCGAACCGTGAAAACCGTCGGCGACGAATTCGGCAAGACGGGCCGGCGCCAGCGGGATCGCATCGGGAGAGGTGACGGCTATGGCATCGAAGCCGGCGCGATGCGCCTCCGCGTCGATCAGCGCGCGCAGCTTTGCGGCGTCAGAAGTCGAGGTCCGCATAATGCGACACCGGCGACAGGCCGCGCACGCGGTCGGTCAGGAGCGGCCTAAACGAGGGCCGCGACTTCACCCGCGTGTACCATTCGCGCGCCGCGGCATGTTCGCGCCAGTCGATCTCGCCGAGATAATCGAGCACCGACAGCGTCGCCGCGGCTGCGAGGTCGGCATAGGTGACCCTGCCGCCAGCCAGCCAATGGCGGGTGCCGGCCAGCCAATTGGTGTATTTCATATGCTGCCGGATGTTGGCGCGTGCTGCACGGATGGCGCCCGAATCGGGCGAGCCGCCGCCCGCCGTTTCCGGCATGACCGGTTTCAGCACGCGTTCGCGCACCAGGTGGCGGGTGACTTCGCTCTCGGCCTTGTTGAGGTACCAGTCGGTCAGCCGGCGGATTTCGGCGCGCTGCATCGGGTCTTCGGCGAACAGCCGTTTGTCGCGCTTCAGGACGCCGCGCGTCTCGTCGAGATATTCGGCGATGACGGTTGCGCCGACGATCGGCACATCGCCTTCAGCGAGCAGGATCGGCAGCGTGCCGGCCGGGTTCAGCGCCAAGAACTCCTTGCGCCGCGTCCACGGCTTTTCCTCGATCAGCGCCAGCTCCTCGCCATACTCGCCAAAGGCGAGGCGGACGAAGCGGCAGGTGGCGAACATGGGGTGATGGAAAAGCGTCAGCATGGTTCCGCGATGATAAAGCGCACTGGCGAATCGCCAGGCGCACCGGTAAGTCTTGGCCGCCCGGTTAGCGGGCCGTCAGGGTGTTGCGACCTATAGGGGGACTTCAACGCCATGACAAGCAAGCCGTTCTGTTAGCCGTCGCGCAAAGCCGAGGTAGCCATGGAAAGCCAGACCATCGTCGAAGCCCTGCTGCTCGGCCTGCTGGAGGGGCTGACCGAGTTCATACCGGTGTCCTCGACCGGCCATATCCTGCTCGCCGGCCATTTCCTCGGCTTCCATTCGACCGGCAAGGCCTTCGAGATCCTGATCCAGCTTGGCGCCATCCTGGCTATTTTGAGCGTCTATTTCCGCCGCCTGTGGCAGATGCTGCTCGACCTGCCGCATGACCGGCTGACGCGGCATTTCGTCATCGGCATCCTCATTGCCTTCCTGCCGGCGGCGATCATCGGCGCGCTTGCGCATGATTTCATCAAGACGGTGCTGTTCGAATCGCCACGGCTGATCTGCATCATGCTGATCATCGGCGGCGTCATCCTGCTGGCGGTCGACCGTATGAACCTGAAGCCGGTCTATCGCGACGTCGAGCGCTTTCCGACTCGGCTTTATCTGCAGATCGGGCTTTTTCAGTGCCTGTCGCTGATCCCCGGCACCTCGCGCTCCGGCTCGACCATCGTCGGCGCGCTGCTTCTGGGCGTCGACAAGCGGGCGGCGGCGGAATTTTCCTTCTTCCTCGCCATCCCGACCATGGTCGGCGCCTTTGCCTTCGACCTGTTCAAGAACCGCAATGTGCTGAGCAGCGCCGACCTGCCCATCATCGCCATCGGCTTCGTCGCCGCCTTCATCACGGCCTTGGTGGTCGTGCGCTACCTGCTCGACTACGTCTCGCGCAACGGCTACTCGCTGTTCGGCTGGTGGCGGCTGGTGGTGGGGATTGTCGGGCTGGTGGCGTTGATGATCTGGGGGTGAGGAGTGGTCCGCGTAGCGGACGGAAAGCCAATTGCTTGGCTTTCCGAACGACGAACGGTGGGGGCTGGTCCGCCTTCGGGCGGATCAGAAGGTCCAGTGGCCCTTTTGAAGAAGACTGAACGCCCGAAGGGCAGGGAGCCAGCGAAGGGCGAGCAGCGCCCGTGAGTGGCCTCTAATTCCGCCCATAAAACGCATTCTCGACATGCACCGGCCAGCGCCACGGCAGCACCGCGACCATGTCGAAGCGCATCGACAGTTTTCCATAGTCCGGCTGGCGCGACAGCCAGATGTCGGCCGCCGCTTCGATGCGGCGCTCCGATTCGTGGCCGATTGCCTCCATGGCTTCCATCAGCGTGCGACGCGCCTTGACCTCGACGAACAGGATCAGGTCGCCCCGCCGCGCGATCAGGTCGATCTCGCCGAAGCGGGTGCGGTGGCGGCGGGCGAGGATACGGTAGCCCTTCAGCATCAATGCCGCAGCCGCCAGCCATTCGCCGCGATGGCCGCGCCGATAGGCCTTTTGGCGGCTGGCGCTCGGCCGCTCAGCCACCGTCGCCTTCCCTGAGCTCCAACAGCCGCCGATAGAGCGCCTGCTTCTGACCGCCGGTCATCTTGGCGGCCTCAGCCGCCGCCTTGGAGGCCGGCATTTCAGCGGCGAGTGACAACAGCAGCCGGTCGATATCGGCCGGCTCGTCCGGCTTGGCCTCGGCGGGGCCGACGCAGACGACGATCTCGCCCTTCGGCGTATCGGCCGCCGCATAATGGTCGGCGAGCGCCCGCAACGTGCCGATGCGCATTTCCTCAAAGGTCTTGGTCAATTCCCTGCCAATGGCGGCTTTGCGCTCGCCGCCGAGGGCCTCGGCCATGGCGCCGAGCGACTCGGCCAGCCGGCGCGGCGATTCAAAGAAGATCAGTGTTGCCGGTACAGCTTTCAGGGCTTCCAGCCGCGTCAGCCGCTGGCCTGATTTGACCGGCAAAAATCCGGCGAACAGGAAGGCATCGGATGGCAGACCGGATGCCGTCAGCGCGGCCAGCGGTGCCGACGGACCTGGGATCGGCACGACGCGAATGCCATGGTCGATCGCCTCGCCGACCAGCCGATAGCCGGGATCGGACACGAGAGGCGTGCCGGCATCGGAAATCAGTGCCACGCTCTGGCCGGCCTGAAGGGCCGATATCAGCTTCGGCCCGGCCTCGCCGGCATTGTGCTCGTGATAGGCCGTGGTGCGGCGGCGGATGCCGTAACGGTCGAGCAGCACGCGCGATACCCTGGTGTCCTCGCAAGCGACGATGTCGGCGGCGGCCAGCGTCTCCAGCGCACGCAGCGTGATGTCGGCGAGATTGCCGATCGGCGTCGCCACCAGATAGAGCGCCGGCTCGAGCGGGCGGGCCGCGATCTCGGTCTGCCCGACCACATAGCTGCGCTTGCCCGTCTCATCGGTCACTGATGCCGTCTCCGTTCAGCCCTGTTCGGCCTGCCAATCTTGTTTGGCCTGCCAAATCTTGTTTGGCCTGCCAAATCTTGTTTGGCCTGCCAAATCTTGTTTGGCCTGCCAAATCTTGTTTGGCATGGCTGGCGCGGCCTTGCAAAAGCTCATGTCGATGTAAGGCTAGCGCCATTCCTTTGCCACAGTAGGGAACGAAACCGGCATTGGCAGATTTAGCCCCTGATTCCCCGGGAGGACAGGATGGACAGCCTTAAGATACAGGACGCTTTCGAGCCCTACTATGCCGGCCGCAAGCGCGTTGCCGCCGCCAGGGACAAGCGCCTGCCAGCCAAGACCGACACCAGCCTGACCAAGCAGGCGACAACCGCCTTGCCTACCAATGTCAGGCTTTCCGACAACGAACCACAAAGCGCGACGGAGCACTGACCGGACGATGCCCAATCGCTTCGATATATTCATCACCCGTCTTGAAACAAAAAGCGCCAGAGAAGGCGTGCCCCCACATCCGATGAACGACCAGCACAGCGTTCGCCGTGAAAAGGCCGACGCCAAACCGGCCCGGAACGGAACGGCGCATGCCGAGAAGGATCGCGGCAAGCGCCGTTTCAAGCACGACGCTTGACCATTGCGATCTCAGGATTGCCCTCGCTTCGTCATCCTGGGCGAAGCGACGCGGCGTAGAGCCGAGGGTGACGAAGGCCTGTCTCAGCCCAGATACCGTGAAACGCGGGCCTTCAGAAGGTCAATCAGCTCCAGGTCCATGAATTCGTAGTCGTCCGGCATATCGAGGCAGATAACGCGGGCCTTTTTCAAACTGGTCTTGAATTTCTTCTGCAGTTTGGTGCGATGCACCTTTTCCATGACGAAGATGATGTCGGCCCAGGCGACCAAATCATGCGTCAGCGGCGTGTCGGCGTCATGATTTGTTCCCGCCGACGCGACTTCGATATCTTGGCGCTTGGAGAAAACCTGCTCGGCGGTCGGGCTGCGCAAACGGTTCTGGCTGCAGACGAAGAGGACGTTTTTCAAGGGTCAGCGCGCCAGATCCGCGACCACGGCGTCGAGCACGATCATGCCGGCCGGCGTGGCGCGCAGCCGCGCATTGCCGATCGGCGCCACCAGCCCCTCGCCCTGCAGCGTCGACAGCCGGGCGCTCGACAGGCCGCGGCCGGAAAACGCCTCGTAGCGCGAGAGGTCAATGCCTTCGGCCAGACGCAACCCCATCAGCAGGAACTCGTCGGCCTCCTCCGAGCGCGTCAGGATCTCGCCGCCGGCGACGCCATGGCCCTTGGCCTCGACGAGGTTGGCCCAGGTTTCCGGCATTCTTTCGGCGATCGTCACCGTGCGGCGGCCATGCTCGACGAAGCGGCCATGCGCGCCGGGGCCAACGCCGACATATTCGCCATAGCGCCAGTAAGTCAGATTGTGCCGGCTTTCGGCGCCAGGCCTGGCGTGGTTGGAAATCTCATAGGCCGGCAGGCCGTGCGCTGTGGTGATCTCCTGCGTCAACGCATAGAGGTCGGCGGCGTGGTCGTTGTCGGGGATGATGAATTTCTTCGCCGCATGCAGGGCGTGGAACGGCGTGCCTTCCTCGATGGTCAGCTGGTAGAGCGACAGATGGTCGGCGGCGTGGCCGATCGCCTGTTCGAGTTCGGCCTGCCAATCTTCCGGCGTCTGGCCGGGCCGGGCATAGATCAGGTCGAAGGACAGGCGCGGAAATATCTCTCGTGCCAGCCCGATGGCGTGCAGTGCCTCGTCGACATTGTGCAGGCGGCCGAGGAAACGCAAATCCTTATCGTTGAGCGCCTGCACGCCGAGCGAGACGCGGTTGACGCCGGCCGCGCGGTAACCGCGAAACCGTTCGGCCTCGACCGAGGATGGGTTGGCCTCCAGCGTCACCTCGATACCGTCAGGCACCGTCCAGTTCTTGGCCACGGCGTCCAGCACCCTGGCCACGGTTTCCGGCTTCATCAGCGACGGCGTGCCGCCGCCGAGGAAAATGCTGGTCACCTCGCGCGGCCCGGTGCGCTGGCGCATGGTCGCGAGTTCCGCCTCGAAGGCGGCGGCAAAGCGCTCCTGGTCGACCGGCTGGTGGCGGACATGGCTGTTGAAGTCGCAATAGGGGCACTTGGCCGCGCAGAACGGCCAGTGGATGTAGACGCCGAAGCCGGGGCTGCGATCCAGCGGCATGGTGATGCCGGATCCAGTCATGCCGAGCCCAATCTCGCTTTGGCGAATTTCTGGAAGGCGCGGGCGCGGTGCGACAGAGCGGTCGCCTGACCAGGCTTCCAGCCATGCTTCTCCTCGGCGCTCATCTCGCCGAAGGTTTTTTCGAACCCATCCGGCAAAAACACCGGATCATAACCGAAGCCAAGCTCGCCGCGCGGCGGCCAGACCAGCGTGCCTTCGGCCTCGCCGCGATAGTACTCGGCCTCGCCATCAGGGAAAGCGAGACAGATGACGGCAACAAAGCGGCCCTTGCGCTGTTCGGCCAAGGCTGCGCCGACTTCCTGCAGCGCCACTTCAGTGCGCTGCATGGCCATGGCGAAATCTCTGCTGCCATCCGGCGTTTCGGCCCAGTTGGCGGTGTAGACGCCGGGCGCGCCATCGAGCGCGTCGACGCAGAGGCCGGAATCGTCCGACAGTGCCGGCAGGCCGGTAGCCTGTGCGGCGGCCAGCGCCTTGATGTAGGCGTTTTCCTCGAAAGTGGTGCCGGTCTCGTCGGGCTCCGGGAGGCCATAGTCCTTCGCGGACTTCGCCTCGAACCCGAACGGCCCCATCAAATCGGCGAATTCGCGCAGCTTGCCGGCATTGTGGCTGGCAACGACGATCTTCTTGCCATCAAGAGTATGCATCAAAGGTCCCAGATTCTCGGCTCGGCGAACTCGATCGAATTGCCCGAGGGGTCGCGTATATAGATCGAACGGCCACCTTGCGGCCATTCGAATTCGCTTTCGATGGCGATTCTTTTTGCCGCCAGATTCGCTTTCCAGCCGGCGAGCTCGTCGGCGCTGGCCGCAAAGCAGAGATGGCCTTCGCCGGCCGTGCCATGCGGCGGCACCGGCAGTCGGGCGTCGGGGGCCGGCGGGATCCTGGTTACCTCGGCGTTGAAGACGAGCAACACGCCGGGTCCGCAACGGAAGAAGAGGTGGCGGCCGTCGACCTTGCCGAGGAGGGTGAGGCCGAGGATGCCGACATAGTATTCTTCCGCCGCCGCCAGATCGGTGACGTACAGGGCTGATTCCAGGATGGCGGAGGGTGTCACCAGAAAACCAATGGCCTAAGCCACCGCCATCTGCTGCAAGCTGACCAGGCGCTGGATGCCCTTCTTCGCCAGGCCCATCAATTCCCCGAACTGATCCTCGGAAAACGGCTCGCCCTCGGCGGTGCCCTGGATCTCGACAATGCCGCCCTTGCCTGTCATGACGAAATTGGCGTCGGTGCCGGCCGAAGAATCCTCGAGATAATCGAGGTCGATGACCGGCTGGCCATCATGGATGCCGCAGGAGATCGCCGCGACATGGTCCTTCAGCACCTTGGCGACACTGGCCATATGCCGCGCTTCCATCCAGCGCAGGCAGTCATACAACGCCACCCAGCCGCCGGTGATCGAGGCGGTGCGGGTGCCGCCATCGGCCTGGATGACGTCGCAGTCGACGGTGATCTGCTGTTCGCCCAGCGCCTGCAAATCGACCACGGCACGCAGCGAACGGCCGATCAGGCGCTGGATTTCCAGCGTCCGGCCGCCCTGCTTGCCGGCGGAAGCCTCGCGGCGCATGCGCTCGCCGGTCGAACGCGGCAGCATGCCATATTCGGCGGTGACCCAGCCCTTGCCGGAATTGCGCATCCAGCCGGGCACCTTCTCCTCGAGGCTTGCGGTGCACAGGACATGGGTGTCGCCGAACTTCACCAGGCATGAACCTTCGGCATGCTTGGAGACGCCGCGCTCGAAGGAGATGGCGCGCATTTCGTCGAATTGGCGTTTGGAGGGGCGCATTCAGGCTACTTTCTTGTCACTTTTTGAAATCTTGGCCGGCTTGTAGCCGCATGGGGCCCATGGCGCAAAGGAAAATGGCTTGATGAACGCAAACGCGGCACCGGGTGATCCGACACAGACACCGGGTGTCTGACACAGACACTGGGTTGCGCCGGCCCAGTGTAAGTCTATATCCTTGGGCCGGAGGTTTTTGGCCACATGACCAAAGCAGTCGCCGAACCAAGTTTGCTGTCGCCCGCTCTGCAATCGCTGGATATGCGCTCGCGTGACATCTTCCGGCGCATCGTCGATTCCTATCTCAGGGATGGTGAACCCGTGGGCTCGCGTAGCCTCTCGCGCATCCTGCCCTCCTCGCTGTCGCCGGCCACCATCCGCAACGTGATGAGCGACCTCGAACATCTTGGCCTGATCTACGCGCCTCACATTTCGGCCGGTCGGCTGCCGACCCAAGCCGGCCTGCGTTTCTTCGTCGACGCCTTCATGGAACTTGGCGACCTCTCCGACGAGGAGCGCCGTACCATCGAGGCACAGGTGCGGGCCTCCGGCTCGGGCGCGACGCTGGAACACATGCTGACCGAGGCCAGCCAGATGCTGTCGGGCATGTCGCGCGGCGCCGGCCTGGTGCTGGCCGCCAAGAACGAGGTGGCGCTGAAGCATATCGAATTCATCCAGCTGGAGCCGACCAAGGCGCTGGCCGTGCTGGTGTCGCAGAATGGCGACGTCGAGAACCGCGTCGTCGAATTGCCGGCCGGCATCACTGTTTCGCAATTGCACGAGGCGTCGAATTTCCTCAATGCGCATATTCGTGGCCGTACGCTGGCCGAAGCGCGGGTCGAGATCGCGCGCATCAAGGAAGAGACACGGGCGGCGCTTGATACGCTGTCGCAGGACCTCGTCGAGAAGGGCCTGGCGGTGTGGGCTGGCGCCGACAGCGGCCTGCCAGCGCGGCTCATCGTGCGCGGCCGCGCCAACCTGCTCGAAAACGTCACCGCCCAGGCCGATATCGAACTGCTCAGGCATTTGTTCGAGGACATGGAGACGCAGGACGGACTGATCCAGCTGCTTGATCTGGCAGAGCAGGGATCGGGCGTGCGCATCTTCATCGGTTCGGAAAACAAGCTGTTTTCGCTGTCGGGTTCGTCGCTGGTGGTTGCGCCCTATCGCGACAAGGATGCCCGCGTCGTCGGCGCGCTCGGCGTCATCGGCCCGACCCGGCTCAACTATGCCCGCATCGTGCCGATGGTCGACTACACCGCGCAGTTGATATCGCGCATGCTCCGTTGAGCTGAGAACCGAGGAGAACAAGAATGGCGCTCGAAGAACTCAAGGCCCGGATCAGCCTGCTGCTCGAAGAGATGGTCAACCAGCCGGAAGACCAGCACGAGATCCAGGAACAGCTGCGCGAAAAGCTGCAGGAAATGCGCGCCATGGGCCTGCCGTTGCCGGCGGATCTGGTCGCGCTGGAAAAACGCCTCGACGACGATTTTTACGCCGCCGGGACGTAGACCGGAGCCCGGACTTTCGCCCCCAGCGCATCCGAGGCGGAACCCGGGGACAAACCGGCCGTTGGTTTCCTTCGCGATCCGATGGAGGACAAAATGATCCGATTGGCCGGACTGGTGCTTCCCGCCCTCTTGCTCACAGGCGCGGCATTCGCAGAGCAGGCGGACCAGCCGGTGCTGAAGGGTGCGGCGGCCTTTGGCGACTGGCGCGCCGATAAGCCCGGCGTGCGCCGCCTGATCAAGCCGGAAGACCTGCCAAAGCCCTATGTCACCAAATCGGCGTCGAACAGCGCCGGCCTTGCCGACATGCCGACAGGCGCAAAACCGCAATTGCCGCCGGGCTTCTCGGCCGAGCTGATCGCCTCGGGCATCGACAATCCGCGTGTCGTGCGCGTGGCACCCAATGGCGACCTGTTCGTCGCCGACAGCGAGGCCAACCAGATCCGCGTCTATCGTCTGGCGAAGGGCAGCGCCAAACCCGCCGAAGACGGCATTTTCGCCGGCAATCTCAACCAGCCCTATGGCATTGCCTTCTACCCGCCGGGTGACGACCCGCAATGGGTCTATGTCGCCAACAGCGACAGTATCGTGCGCTTTGCCTACCGCAAGGGCGACCTGAAGGCATCGGGCGAGCCGGAAACCATCGTCGACAACATTCCCTCGAACCATCACTGGACGCGCGACATCGTTTTTTCGCCTGACGGCAAGACGCTCTATCTGTCGGTCGGCTCGGGTTCGAATGTCGCCGAGGATATGGGCAAGGCGCCGGATGGCGGCATCGACGCGTGGGTGAAGTCGAAGCCGCTGGGCGCCACCTGGGGCTCCGAGGACGGCCGCGCCGATGTGCTGGCCTTCGATTCCGACGGCAAGAACGGCCGCATCGTCGCCACCGGCCTGCGCAACTGTTCGGGCATGACCATCCAACCGGCGACCGGCGCGCTGTGGTGCGTCGTCAACGAGCGCGACGCGCTCGGCGACAATGTGCCCACCGAATACGCCACCTCGGTCAAGGACGGCGCCTTCTATGGCTGGCCCTGGTACTATATCGGCAACCACGAGGATCCGCGCCACACGGGCGCGCGACCCGATCTCGCCGGCAAGGCAACCATTCCCGACGTGCTGATGCAGGCGCATTCGGCGCCGCTCAACATCGCCTTCTACGACCGCAAGGACTTACCCG from Mesorhizobium sp. NZP2077 encodes the following:
- a CDS encoding SDR family oxidoreductase, with translation MSERQVFIFGSGYSGKAFARAKTGATAVLGTTRSEEKFAALQQAGIAPLLFDGALTGEIAEALNKTTHLVISIAPEEAGDPVLNPARAAIAKMPALEWIGYLSTVGVYGDYGGAWVNEKTTCRPVSKRSVMRVAAEREWLKLGEEIGRPVAILRLSGIYGPGRNALVNLENGTARRLVKPDQVFNRIHCDDIAGALWQLIEGNKGGIFNVTDDEPAPPQDVVTYAASLMGIEPPPEIPFDTAQLSPMARSFYGENKRVANAAIKVAGYRFRFPDYRAAFDHMWASGDWRDGEARSPMKR
- the queG gene encoding tRNA epoxyqueuosine(34) reductase QueG, whose amino-acid sequence is MRTSTSDAAKLRALIDAEAHRAGFDAIAVTSPDAIPLAPARLAEFVADGFHGSMDWIAETIARRGEPTALWPEVRSIIVLAMNYGPDHDPRDLLAKRDRGAISVYAQNRDYHEVMKGRLKEIAGKIVARAGGDVKVFVDTAPVMEKPLAEAAGLGWQGKHTNLVSREHGSWLFLGTIFTTAELAPDRAEIDHCGSCRACLDACPTDAFPAPYRLDARRCISYLTIENKGPIPHEFREKIGNRIYGCDDCLAACPWNKFAKTASEAKLAARDDLREPALADLLQLDEAAFRVLFSGSPIKRIGRDRFIRNVLIAAGNSGDAALAGSVRDLLGDASPLVRGAAIWALARLVPDAEYSERAETGLNTEIDGPLREEWRMARPSRTHA
- a CDS encoding glutathione S-transferase family protein, with the translated sequence MLTLFHHPMFATCRFVRLAFGEYGEELALIEEKPWTRRKEFLALNPAGTLPILLAEGDVPIVGATVIAEYLDETRGVLKRDKRLFAEDPMQRAEIRRLTDWYLNKAESEVTRHLVRERVLKPVMPETAGGGSPDSGAIRAARANIRQHMKYTNWLAGTRHWLAGGRVTYADLAAAATLSVLDYLGEIDWREHAAAREWYTRVKSRPSFRPLLTDRVRGLSPVSHYADLDF
- a CDS encoding undecaprenyl-diphosphate phosphatase translates to MESQTIVEALLLGLLEGLTEFIPVSSTGHILLAGHFLGFHSTGKAFEILIQLGAILAILSVYFRRLWQMLLDLPHDRLTRHFVIGILIAFLPAAIIGALAHDFIKTVLFESPRLICIMLIIGGVILLAVDRMNLKPVYRDVERFPTRLYLQIGLFQCLSLIPGTSRSGSTIVGALLLGVDKRAAAEFSFFLAIPTMVGAFAFDLFKNRNVLSSADLPIIAIGFVAAFITALVVVRYLLDYVSRNGYSLFGWWRLVVGIVGLVALMIWG
- a CDS encoding YraN family protein; translated protein: MAERPSASRQKAYRRGHRGEWLAAAALMLKGYRILARRHRTRFGEIDLIARRGDLILFVEVKARRTLMEAMEAIGHESERRIEAAADIWLSRQPDYGKLSMRFDMVAVLPWRWPVHVENAFYGRN
- the rsmI gene encoding 16S rRNA (cytidine(1402)-2'-O)-methyltransferase, with product MTDETGKRSYVVGQTEIAARPLEPALYLVATPIGNLADITLRALETLAAADIVACEDTRVSRVLLDRYGIRRRTTAYHEHNAGEAGPKLISALQAGQSVALISDAGTPLVSDPGYRLVGEAIDHGIRVVPIPGPSAPLAALTASGLPSDAFLFAGFLPVKSGQRLTRLEALKAVPATLIFFESPRRLAESLGAMAEALGGERKAAIGRELTKTFEEMRIGTLRALADHYAAADTPKGEIVVCVGPAEAKPDEPADIDRLLLSLAAEMPASKAAAEAAKMTGGQKQALYRRLLELREGDGG
- a CDS encoding low molecular weight protein tyrosine phosphatase family protein, with product MKNVLFVCSQNRLRSPTAEQVFSKRQDIEVASAGTNHDADTPLTHDLVAWADIIFVMEKVHRTKLQKKFKTSLKKARVICLDMPDDYEFMDLELIDLLKARVSRYLG
- the hemW gene encoding radical SAM family heme chaperone HemW — its product is MTGSGITMPLDRSPGFGVYIHWPFCAAKCPYCDFNSHVRHQPVDQERFAAAFEAELATMRQRTGPREVTSIFLGGGTPSLMKPETVARVLDAVAKNWTVPDGIEVTLEANPSSVEAERFRGYRAAGVNRVSLGVQALNDKDLRFLGRLHNVDEALHAIGLAREIFPRLSFDLIYARPGQTPEDWQAELEQAIGHAADHLSLYQLTIEEGTPFHALHAAKKFIIPDNDHAADLYALTQEITTAHGLPAYEISNHARPGAESRHNLTYWRYGEYVGVGPGAHGRFVEHGRRTVTIAERMPETWANLVEAKGHGVAGGEILTRSEEADEFLLMGLRLAEGIDLSRYEAFSGRGLSSARLSTLQGEGLVAPIGNARLRATPAGMIVLDAVVADLAR
- the rdgB gene encoding RdgB/HAM1 family non-canonical purine NTP pyrophosphatase, which translates into the protein MHTLDGKKIVVASHNAGKLREFADLMGPFGFEAKSAKDYGLPEPDETGTTFEENAYIKALAAAQATGLPALSDDSGLCVDALDGAPGVYTANWAETPDGSRDFAMAMQRTEVALQEVGAALAEQRKGRFVAVICLAFPDGEAEYYRGEAEGTLVWPPRGELGFGYDPVFLPDGFEKTFGEMSAEEKHGWKPGQATALSHRARAFQKFAKARLGSA
- a CDS encoding VOC family protein, which translates into the protein MTPSAILESALYVTDLAAAEEYYVGILGLTLLGKVDGRHLFFRCGPGVLLVFNAEVTRIPPAPDARLPVPPHGTAGEGHLCFAASADELAGWKANLAAKRIAIESEFEWPQGGRSIYIRDPSGNSIEFAEPRIWDL
- the rph gene encoding ribonuclease PH — protein: MRPSKRQFDEMRAISFERGVSKHAEGSCLVKFGDTHVLCTASLEEKVPGWMRNSGKGWVTAEYGMLPRSTGERMRREASAGKQGGRTLEIQRLIGRSLRAVVDLQALGEQQITVDCDVIQADGGTRTASITGGWVALYDCLRWMEARHMASVAKVLKDHVAAISCGIHDGQPVIDLDYLEDSSAGTDANFVMTGKGGIVEIQGTAEGEPFSEDQFGELMGLAKKGIQRLVSLQQMAVA
- the hrcA gene encoding heat-inducible transcriptional repressor HrcA, whose product is MTKAVAEPSLLSPALQSLDMRSRDIFRRIVDSYLRDGEPVGSRSLSRILPSSLSPATIRNVMSDLEHLGLIYAPHISAGRLPTQAGLRFFVDAFMELGDLSDEERRTIEAQVRASGSGATLEHMLTEASQMLSGMSRGAGLVLAAKNEVALKHIEFIQLEPTKALAVLVSQNGDVENRVVELPAGITVSQLHEASNFLNAHIRGRTLAEARVEIARIKEETRAALDTLSQDLVEKGLAVWAGADSGLPARLIVRGRANLLENVTAQADIELLRHLFEDMETQDGLIQLLDLAEQGSGVRIFIGSENKLFSLSGSSLVVAPYRDKDARVVGALGVIGPTRLNYARIVPMVDYTAQLISRMLR